The Neovison vison isolate M4711 chromosome 13, ASM_NN_V1, whole genome shotgun sequence genome includes a region encoding these proteins:
- the PLCB2 gene encoding 1-phosphatidylinositol 4,5-bisphosphate phosphodiesterase beta-2 isoform X1, with the protein MSLLNPVLLPPKVKAYLSQGERFIKWDDETTIASPVILRVDPKGYYLYWTYQSKEMEFLDITNIRDTRFGKFAKIPKSQKLRDVFNMDFPDNNFLLKTLTVVSGPDMVDLTFHNFVSYKENVGKSWAEDVLALVKHPLTANASRSTFLDKILVKLKMQLNPEGKIPVKNFFQMFPADRKRVEAALSACHLPKGKNDAINPEDFPESVYKSFLMSLCPRPEIDEIFTSYHAKAKPYMTKEHLTKFINQKQRDPRLNSLLFPPARPDQVRGLIDKYEPSGINVQRGQLSPEGMVWFLCGPENSVLAQDKLLLHQDMTQPLNHYFINSSHNTYLTAGQFSGLSSAEMYRQVLLAGCRCVELDCWKGKPPDEEPIITHGFTMTTDIYFKEAIEAIAESAFKTSPYPVILSFENHVDSPRQQAKMAEYCRMTFGEMLLTEPLEKFPLKPGIPLPSPEDLRGKILIKNKKNQFSVPATPSKESVGGAENSCPPSASVGEDPVWAGEDGAEPEEEEVEEEEEESGNLDEEELKKMQSDEGTAGLEVTAYEEMSSLVNYIQPTKFISFEFSAQKNRSYVISSFTELKAYDLLSKASVQFVE; encoded by the exons GAAACCACAATAGCCTCCCCAGTTATCCTCCGTGTGGATCCCAAGGGTTACTACTTATATTGGACATATCAGAGTAAG GAGATGGAGTTTCTGGATATCACCAACATCAGGGATACCCGCTTTGGGAAGTTTGCCAAGATACCCAAG AGCCAGAAGCTCCGGGACGTCTTCAACATGGACTTCCCCGACAACAACTTCCTCCTCAAGACACTCACTGTGGTGTCTGGCCCTGACATGGTAGACCTCACCTTCCACAACTTCGTCTCCTATAAGGAGAATGTGGGCAAG AGCTGGGCCGAAGATGTGCTGGCCCTCGTCAAGCACCCACTGACGGCCAATGCCTCCCGTAGCACCTTCTTGGACAAAAT CCTGGTGAAGCTCAAGATGCAGCTCAACCCCGAAGGGAAGATTCCTGTGAAAAA TTTTTTCCAGATGTTTCCTGCTGACCGCAAGCGGGTGGAAGCTGCCCTCAGCGCTTGCCACCTCCCAAAAGGCAAG AACGATGCCATCAATCCTGAGGACTTCCCAGAATCCGTCTACAAGAGTTTCCTCATGAGCCTCTGTCCTCGGCCAGAAATAGACGAGATCTTCACTTCCTA CCACGCCAAGGCCAAACCCTACATGACCAAAGAACACCTGACCAAGTTCATCAACCAGAAACAGAGGGACCCCCGTCTCAACTCTCTGCTGTTTCCACCGGCGCGGCCTGACCAGGTGCGGGGCCTCATCGACAAGTATGAGCCCAGTGGCATCAACGTGCAGAGGG GCCAGCTCTCCCCCGAGGGCATGGTGTGGTTTCTCTGCGGGCCTGAGAACAGCGTACTGGCCCAGGACAAGCTGCTTCTCCACCAGGACATGACGCAGCCCCTCAACCATTACTTCATCAACTCCTCACACAACACTTACCTGACAG CCGGCCAGTTCTCTGGCCTGTCGTCGGCCGAGATGTACCGCCAGGTGCTGCTGGCCGGCTGTCGCTGTGTGGAGCTGGACTGCTGGAAGGGCAAGCCCCCTGATGAGGAGCCCATTATCACCCATGGCTTCACCATGACCACAGACATCTACTTCAAG GAAGCAATTGAAGCCATTGCAGAAAGTGCCTTTAAGACCTCCCCCTATCCTGTCATCCTGTCATTTGAAAACCACGTGGACTC ACCCCGCCAACAGGCCAAGATGGCTGAATACTGCCGGATGACGTTCGGGGAGATGCTGCTCACAGAGCCCTTGGAAAAGTTCCCA TTGAAACCAGGcatccccctgcccagccctgagGATCTTCGAGGCAAGATCCTCATCAAGAACAAAAAGAACCAGTTTTCTGTCCCAGCAACCCCCAGCAAGGAGTCGGTTGGGGGTGCTGAGAACAGCTGCCCACCCAGTGCCTCTGTGGGAGAGGACCCAG TGTGGGCTGGTGAGGACGGGGCAGAGCcggaggaggaagaggtggaagaggaggaggaggagtcggGAAACTTGGATGAGGAGGAGCTCAAGAAGATGCAGTCGGATGAG GGCACAGCAGGCCTAGAGGTGACAGCTTATGAGGAGATGTCCAGCCTAGTGAATTATATCCAGCCCACCAAGTTCATCTCCTTTGAGTTCTCTGCCC agaaaaacagaagttacGTCATCTCGTCCTTCACAGAGCTCAAGGCCTATGACCTGCTCTCCAAGGCTTCAGTGCAGTTCGTGGA GTAG
- the PLCB2 gene encoding 1-phosphatidylinositol 4,5-bisphosphate phosphodiesterase beta-2 isoform X3, protein MSLLNPVLLPPKVKAYLSQGERFIKWDDETTIASPVILRVDPKGYYLYWTYQSKEMEFLDITNIRDTRFGKFAKIPKSQKLRDVFNMDFPDNNFLLKTLTVVSGPDMVDLTFHNFVSYKENVGKSWAEDVLALVKHPLTANASRSTFLDKILVKLKMQLNPEGKIPVKNFFQMFPADRKRVEAALSACHLPKGKNDAINPEDFPESVYKSFLMSLCPRPEIDEIFTSYHAKAKPYMTKEHLTKFINQKQRDPRLNSLLFPPARPDQVRGLIDKYEPSGINVQRGQLSPEGMVWFLCGPENSVLAQDKLLLHQDMTQPLNHYFINSSHNTYLTAGQFSGLSSAEMYRQVLLAGCRCVELDCWKGKPPDEEPIITHGFTMTTDIYFKEAIEAIAESAFKTSPYPVILSFENHVDSPRQQAKMAEYCRMTFGEMLLTEPLEKFPLKPGIPLPSPEDLRGKILIKNKKNQFSVPATPSKESVGGAENSCPPSASVGEDPVWAGEDGAEPEEEEVEEEEEESGNLDEEELKKMQSDEGTAGLEVTAYEEMSSLVNYIQPTKFISFEFSAQKNRSYVISSFTELKAYDLLSKASVQFVDYNKRQMSRIYPKGTRMDSSNYMPQMFWNAGCQMVALNFQTMDLPMQQNMALFEFNGQSGYLLKHEFMRRPDKQFNPFSVDRIDVVVATTLSITVISGQFLSDRSVRTYVEVELFGLPGDPKRRYRTKLSPSANSINPVWKEEPFVFEKILMPELASLRVAVLEEGNKFLGHRIIPINALNSGYHHLCLHSESNLPLTMPALFVFLELKDYVPDTWADLTVALANPIKFFSAHDKKSVKLKEAMEGLPEKPFPLGSPVVRPVNGALAPTSNGSAAAGARAKEEAMKEATEPQTASPEELRELKGILKLQRRHEKELRDLERRGARRWEELLQRGAAELAGLGPPSAGGCGGRRLGPGKGSRKKRTLQCEEAAGPAPGEGREGPEGADARARELQDRLELELLQQGEEQYECILKRKEQHVAEQIAKMMELAREKQAAELKTLKETLEIDTKEMKKKLEAKRLERIQAMVKVTPDKMAQERLKREINNSHIQEVVQVIKQMTENLEKHQEKLEEKQAACLEQIREMEKQFQQEVLAEYEVRMKGLEAEVKESVKACLRNCLPSEAKDKPERPYEAFRELCDQDPLTAKAGAEESRL, encoded by the exons GAAACCACAATAGCCTCCCCAGTTATCCTCCGTGTGGATCCCAAGGGTTACTACTTATATTGGACATATCAGAGTAAG GAGATGGAGTTTCTGGATATCACCAACATCAGGGATACCCGCTTTGGGAAGTTTGCCAAGATACCCAAG AGCCAGAAGCTCCGGGACGTCTTCAACATGGACTTCCCCGACAACAACTTCCTCCTCAAGACACTCACTGTGGTGTCTGGCCCTGACATGGTAGACCTCACCTTCCACAACTTCGTCTCCTATAAGGAGAATGTGGGCAAG AGCTGGGCCGAAGATGTGCTGGCCCTCGTCAAGCACCCACTGACGGCCAATGCCTCCCGTAGCACCTTCTTGGACAAAAT CCTGGTGAAGCTCAAGATGCAGCTCAACCCCGAAGGGAAGATTCCTGTGAAAAA TTTTTTCCAGATGTTTCCTGCTGACCGCAAGCGGGTGGAAGCTGCCCTCAGCGCTTGCCACCTCCCAAAAGGCAAG AACGATGCCATCAATCCTGAGGACTTCCCAGAATCCGTCTACAAGAGTTTCCTCATGAGCCTCTGTCCTCGGCCAGAAATAGACGAGATCTTCACTTCCTA CCACGCCAAGGCCAAACCCTACATGACCAAAGAACACCTGACCAAGTTCATCAACCAGAAACAGAGGGACCCCCGTCTCAACTCTCTGCTGTTTCCACCGGCGCGGCCTGACCAGGTGCGGGGCCTCATCGACAAGTATGAGCCCAGTGGCATCAACGTGCAGAGGG GCCAGCTCTCCCCCGAGGGCATGGTGTGGTTTCTCTGCGGGCCTGAGAACAGCGTACTGGCCCAGGACAAGCTGCTTCTCCACCAGGACATGACGCAGCCCCTCAACCATTACTTCATCAACTCCTCACACAACACTTACCTGACAG CCGGCCAGTTCTCTGGCCTGTCGTCGGCCGAGATGTACCGCCAGGTGCTGCTGGCCGGCTGTCGCTGTGTGGAGCTGGACTGCTGGAAGGGCAAGCCCCCTGATGAGGAGCCCATTATCACCCATGGCTTCACCATGACCACAGACATCTACTTCAAG GAAGCAATTGAAGCCATTGCAGAAAGTGCCTTTAAGACCTCCCCCTATCCTGTCATCCTGTCATTTGAAAACCACGTGGACTC ACCCCGCCAACAGGCCAAGATGGCTGAATACTGCCGGATGACGTTCGGGGAGATGCTGCTCACAGAGCCCTTGGAAAAGTTCCCA TTGAAACCAGGcatccccctgcccagccctgagGATCTTCGAGGCAAGATCCTCATCAAGAACAAAAAGAACCAGTTTTCTGTCCCAGCAACCCCCAGCAAGGAGTCGGTTGGGGGTGCTGAGAACAGCTGCCCACCCAGTGCCTCTGTGGGAGAGGACCCAG TGTGGGCTGGTGAGGACGGGGCAGAGCcggaggaggaagaggtggaagaggaggaggaggagtcggGAAACTTGGATGAGGAGGAGCTCAAGAAGATGCAGTCGGATGAG GGCACAGCAGGCCTAGAGGTGACAGCTTATGAGGAGATGTCCAGCCTAGTGAATTATATCCAGCCCACCAAGTTCATCTCCTTTGAGTTCTCTGCCC agaaaaacagaagttacGTCATCTCGTCCTTCACAGAGCTCAAGGCCTATGACCTGCTCTCCAAGGCTTCAGTGCAGTTCGTGGA CTACAACAAGCGCCAGATGAGCCGCATTTACCCAAAGGGCACACGCATGGACTCCTCCAACTACATGCCCCAGATGTTCTGGAACGCCGGTTGCCAGATGGTGGCCCTCAACTTCCAGACAATGG ACCTGCCCATGCAGCAGAACATGGCATTGTTTGAGTTCAACGGGCAGAGTGGCTACCTCCTCAAGCATGAGTTCATGCGGCGGCCAGACAAGCAGTTCAACCCCTTCTCAGTGGACCGCATCGACGTGGTGGTGGCCACCACCCTTTCCATCACG GTCATCTCTGGACAGTTCCTGTCGGATCGCAGTGTGCGCACATATGTGGAAGTGGAACTCTTTGGCCTTCCAGGGGACCCCAAGAGGCGCTATCGCACGAAGCTGTCACCCAGCGCCAACTCCATCAATCCTGTCTGGAAGGAGGAGCCTTTTGTCTTTGAGAAG ATCTTGATGCCTGAGCTGGCATCCCTCAGGGTGGCTGTATTGGAGGAAGGCAACAAATTTCTTGGACACCGCATCATCCCCATTAATGCCCTGAATTCTG GCTACCACCATCTGTGCCTGCATAGCGAGAGCAACTTGCCCCTTACCATGCCCGCCCTTTTTGTCTTCCTGGAGTTGAAGGACTATGTACCTGACACCTGGGCAG ATCTCACCGTGGCTCTGGCCAATCCCATCAAGTTCTTCAGTGCCCATGACAAGAAGTCTGTGAAGCTCAAGGAAGCCATGGAAGGTCTGCCTGAG AAACCCTTCCCACTCGGGAGTCCAGTTGTCCGCCCGGTCAACGGGGCGTTGGCCCCAACGAGCAATGGGTCTGCAG CAGCTGGGGCCAGGGCCAAGGAGGAGGCTATGAAAGAAGCTACAG AGCCCCAGACCGCCAGCCCGGAGGAGCTGCGGGAGCTGAAGGGCATCCTGAAGCTGCAGCGGCGGCACGAGAAGGAGCTGCGGGACCTGGAGCGGCGCGGCGCGCGGCGCTGGGAGGAGCTGCTGCAGAGGGGCGCGGCGGAGCTGGCCGGGCTGGGGCCGCCCAGCGCGGGGGGCTGCGGGGGCCGCCGGCTCGGCCCCGGCAAGGGCTCTCGAAAGAAGAG GACCCTGCAGTGCGAGGAGGCCGCCGGGCCCGCGCCGGGCGAGGGCCGCGAGGGCCCCGAGGGCGCGGACGCGCGTGCGCGCGAGCTGCAGGACCGGCTAGAGCTGGAGCTGCTGCAGCAGGGTGAGGAGCAGTACGAGTGCATCCTGAAGCGCAAAGAGCAGCACGTGGCTGAG CAAATCGCCAAGATGATGGAGCTGGCCAGAGAGAAGCAGGCGGCAGAGCTGAAGACCCTCAAGGAGACCCTGGAGAT TGACaccaaagagatgaagaaaaagctgGAGGCCAAGAGGCTGGAACGGATTCAGGCCATGGTCAAAGTCACTCCTGACAAGATGGCTCAGGAAAG ACTGAAGAGAGAGATTAACAACTCTCACATCCAGGAGGTGGTGCAAGTCATTAAGCAG ATGACAGAGAACCTGGAGAAGCACCAGGAGAagctggaggagaagcaggcagccTGCCTGGAACAGATCCGGGAGATGGAAAAGCAG TTCCAGCAGGAGGTGCTGGCAGAGTACGAAGTCCGGATGAAGGGCCTGGAGGCTGAGGTGAAGGAGTCAGTGAAGGCCTGCCTCAGGAACTGCTTACCCTCTGAGGCCAAGGACAAGCCTGAGAGGCCCTATGAGGCCTTCAGGGAGCTGTGTGACCAGGACCCACTCACAGCAAAGGCAGGCGCCGAGGAGAGCCGCCTCTGA
- the PAK6 gene encoding serine/threonine-protein kinase PAK 6, which translates to MFRKKKKKRPEISAPQNFQHRVHTSFDPKEGKFVGLPPQWQNILDTLRRPKPVVDPSRITRVQLQPMKTVVRGSSVPTDGYISGLLNDIQKLSVISSNTLRGRSPTSRRRAQSLGLLGDEHWATDPDMYLQSPESERTDPHGLYLSCNGDTPAGRRPMPWPEPQSPRVLPNGLATKAQSLGPAEFQGATQRCLQLGACLQSSPPGTSPPAATSRRRTKAARHGSEEARPQSCLVGSATGRPGGEGSPSPKTQESSLKRRLFRSMFLSTPATAMATASSSKPGPPSQNKPNSSFRPPPPLQKEPPPSLVAKAQSLPSDPPMGTFSPLTTSDTSSPQKSLRTAPAAAGPTPGRSSPAGSPRTRQAQISTSNLYLPQDPAVAKGALAGEDTGVVTHEQFKAALRMVVDQGDPRMLLDSYVKIGEGSTGIVCLAREKHSGRQVAVKMMDLRKQQRRELLFNEVVIMRDYQHLNVVEMYKSYLVGEELWVLMEFLQGGALTDIVSQVRLNEEQIATVCEAVLQALAYLHAQGVIHRDIKSDSILLTLDGRVKLSDFGFCAQISKDVPKRKSLVGTPYWMAPEVISRSLYATEVDIWSLGIMVIEMVDGEPPYFSDSPVQAMKRLRDSPPPRLKNSHKVSPVLRDFLERMLVRDPQERATAQELLDHPFLLQTGLPECLVPLIQLYRKQTSTC; encoded by the exons ATGTTccgaaagaaaaagaagaaacgcCCTGAGATCTCAGCCCCACAGAACTTCCAGCACCGCGTCCACACCTCCTTCGACCCCAAAGAAGGCAAGTTTGTGGGCCTCCCGCCACAATGGCAGAACATCCTGGACACCCTGCGACGGCCCAAGCCTGTGGTGGACCCTTCTCGCATTACGCGGGTGCAGCTCCAGCCCATGAAG acTGTGGTTCGGGGCAGCTCGGTGCCCACAGACGGCtacatctcagggctgctcaacGACATCCAGAAGCTGTCGGTCATCAGCTCCAACACCCTTCGTGGCCGCAGCCCCACCAGCCGGCGGCGGGCACAgtccctggggctgctgggggacGAGCACTGGGCCACGGACCCAGACATGTACCTGCAGAGCCCCGAGTCTGAGCGCACTGACCCCCATGGCCTCTACCTCAGCTGCAACGGGGACACACCAGCAGGCCGCAGGCCGATGCCGTGGCCAGAGCCACAGAGCCCGAGGGTCCTCCCCAATGGGCTGGCCACCAAGGCCCAGTCGTTAGGCCCTGCAGAGTTCCAGGGCGCCACGCAGCGCTGTCTGCAGCTGGGGGCCTGCCTACAGAGCTCGCCCCCTGGCACTTCGCCCCCCGCAGCCACCAGCAGGCGCAGGACCAAGGCTGCCAGGCATGGTTCCGAGGAGGCCCGGCCACAGTCCTGCCTGGTGGGCTCGGCCACAGGCAGGCCAGGCGGGGAGGGCAGCCCCAGCCCTAAGACCCAGGAGAGCAGCCTGAAGCGCAGGCTGTTCAGAAGCATGTTCCTGTCTACTCCTGCCACGGCCATGGCCACTGCGAGCAGCAGCAAGCCGGGCCCTCCCTCCCAGAACAAG CCTAACTCCTCCTtccgaccaccaccaccactgcagAAAGAACCCCCACCGAGCCTGGTGGCCAAGGCCCAGTCCTTGCCCTCGGACCCACCCATGGGGACCTTCAGCCCTCTGACCACCTCGGACACCAGCAGCCCCCAGAAGTCCCTCCGCACAGCCCCCGCTGCCGCCGGCCCCACCCCAGGCCGGTCTTCCCCCGCGGGCTCCCCACGCACCAGGCAAGCCCAGATCAGCACCAGCAACCTGTACCTGCCCCAGGACCCTGCAGTGGCCAAGGGCGCCCTGGCTGGTGAGGACACAGGTGTTGTGACACACGAGCAGTTCAAGGCTGCACTCAGGATGGTGGTGGACCAGGGTGACCCCCGGATGCTGCTGGACAGCTACGTGAAGATCGGCGAGGGCTCCACGGGCATTGTCTGCCTGGCCCGGGAGAAGCACTCGGGCCGCCAGGTGGCTGTCAAGATGATGGACCTCAGGAAGCAGCAGCGCAGGGAGCTGCTCTTTAATGAG GTGGTGATCATGCGAGACTACCAGCACCTCAACGTGGTGGAGATGTACAAGAGCTACCTGGTGGGTGAGGAGCTGTGGGTGCTTATGGAGTTCCTGCAGGGCGGGGCCCTCACGGACATCGTCTCCCAAGTCAG GCTGAACGAGGAGCAGATCGCCACTGTGTGTGAGGCCGTGCTGCAGGCTCTGGCTTACCTGCATGCCCAGGGTGTGATCCACCGGGACATCAAAAGTGACTCCATCCTTCTGACCCTCGATGGCAGG GTGAAACTCTCGGACTTCGGCTTCTGTGCTCAGATCAGCAAAGATGTGCCGAAGAGGAAGTCCCTGGTAGGAACCCCCTACTGGATGGCTCCTGAGGTGATCTCCAGGTCTCTGTATGCGACTGAG GTAGACATCTGGTCCCTGGGCATTATGGTGATTGAAATGGTGGACGGCGAGCCACCGTACTTCAGTGACTCCCCAGTGCAGGCCATGAAGAGGCTCCGGGACAGCCCCCCACCCAGGCTGAAAAACTCTCACAAG GTCTCCCCAGTGCTTCGAGACTTCCTGGAACGGATGCTGGTGCGGGACCCCCAGGAGAGAGCCACGGCTCAGGAGCTCCTGGACCACCCTTTCCTGCTGCAGACGGGGCTGCCTGAGTGCCTGGTCCCCCTGATCCAGCTCTACCGCAAGCAGACCTCCACCTGCTGA
- the ANKRD63 gene encoding ankyrin repeat domain-containing protein 63, whose amino-acid sequence MLKPKDLCPRAGTRTFLEAMQAGKVHLARFVLDALDRSIIDCRAEQGRTPLMVAVGLPDPALRSRFVRLLLEQGAAVNLRDERGRTALSLACERGHLDAVQLLVQFSGDPEATDSAGNSPVMWAAACGHGAVLEFLVRSFRRLGLRLDRTNRAGLTALQLAAARGHGTCVQALTGPWGRAAAAAAARGSNSDSPPGRPAPAPSPERRRPSPRRLPRPLLARFARAAGGHGHGGEAGSGGKGSGRHRAQGSERPELGRSMSLALGAVTEEEAARLRAGALMARPHSPQSSGTGRWRSQEVLEGAPPTLVQAPIGLSPHPEGGPGSGRLGLRRRSTAPDIPSLVGEASGPESGAELEANALPHSVPGPQPWQGDTEAVVLHTQR is encoded by the coding sequence ATGCTCAAGCCCAAGGACCTGTGCCCCCGAGCGGGTACGCGCACCTTCCTGGAGGCCATGCAAGCGGGCAAAGTGCACCTGGCCCGCTTTGTACTGGATGCGCTGGACCGCAGCATCATTGACTGCCGCGCGGAGCAGGGCCGCACGCCGCTCATGGTGGCGGTGGGGCTGCCGGACCCCGCGCTGCGTTCGCGCTTCGTGCGGCTACTGCTGGAGCAGGGTGCGGCCGTGAACCTGCGGGACGAGCGCGGCCGCACAGCGCTCAGCCTGGCGTGCGAGCGCGGCCACCTGGACGCGGTGCAGCTGTTGGTGCAGTTCAGCGGCGACCCCGAAGCGACCGACTCGGCGGGCAATAGCCCAGTGATGTGGGCGGCGGCGTGCGGCCACGGGGCGGTGCTCGAGTTCCTGGTGCGCTCTTTCCGCCGCCTAGGCCTGCGCCTCGACCGCACCAACCGAGCGGGTCTCACGGCGCTCCAGCTGGCAGCCGCTCGCGGCCACGGGACCTGCGTGCAAGCCCTCACCGGGCCCTGGGGCCGCGCAGCTGCCGCCGCCGCGGCCCGGGGCTCCAACTCCGACAGCCCCCCCGGCCGTCCGGCTCCCGCGCCCAGCCCGGAGCGCCGACGACCCAGCCCCCGCCGCTTACCTCGGCCTCTCCTGGCGCGCTTTGCGCGAGCTGCCGGCGGCCACGGTCATGGCGGCGAGGCTGGGTCAGGGGGCAAGGGCTCCGGCCGGCACCGCGCACAGGGCAGCGAGAGGCCCGAGCTGGGCCGGAGCATGAGCCTGGCGCTGGGTGCTGTAACCGAGGAGGAAGCGGCTCGGCTGCGGGCGGGAGCACTGATGGCCCGACCACACTcgccccagtcttcagggaccgGGCGGTGGCGTTCGCAGGAGGTGCTGGAGGGAGCGCCTCCGACCTTAGTGCAAGCCCCCATTGGCCTGAGCCCCCACCCGGAGGGCGGCCCCGGCTCTGGCCGTTTGGGTTTGCGCCGACGTTCCACAGCTCCAGACATCCCCAGCCTGGTCGGGGAGGCCTCAGGGCCCGAGAGCGGCGCGGAGTTAGAGGCCAACGCTCTGCCCCACTCGGTGCCTGGGCCTCAGCCTTGGCAGGGGGACACGGAGGCCGTGGTGCTGCACACTCAGCGGTAA
- the PLCB2 gene encoding 1-phosphatidylinositol 4,5-bisphosphate phosphodiesterase beta-2 isoform X2, giving the protein MSLLNPVLLPPKVKAYLSQGERFIKWDDETTIASPVILRVDPKGYYLYWTYQSKEMEFLDITNIRDTRFGKFAKIPKSQKLRDVFNMDFPDNNFLLKTLTVVSGPDMVDLTFHNFVSYKENVGKSWAEDVLALVKHPLTANASRSTFLDKILVKLKMQLNPEGKIPVKNFFQMFPADRKRVEAALSACHLPKGKNDAINPEDFPESVYKSFLMSLCPRPEIDEIFTSYHAKAKPYMTKEHLTKFINQKQRDPRLNSLLFPPARPDQASSPPRAWCGFSAGLRTAYWPRTSCFSTRT; this is encoded by the exons GAAACCACAATAGCCTCCCCAGTTATCCTCCGTGTGGATCCCAAGGGTTACTACTTATATTGGACATATCAGAGTAAG GAGATGGAGTTTCTGGATATCACCAACATCAGGGATACCCGCTTTGGGAAGTTTGCCAAGATACCCAAG AGCCAGAAGCTCCGGGACGTCTTCAACATGGACTTCCCCGACAACAACTTCCTCCTCAAGACACTCACTGTGGTGTCTGGCCCTGACATGGTAGACCTCACCTTCCACAACTTCGTCTCCTATAAGGAGAATGTGGGCAAG AGCTGGGCCGAAGATGTGCTGGCCCTCGTCAAGCACCCACTGACGGCCAATGCCTCCCGTAGCACCTTCTTGGACAAAAT CCTGGTGAAGCTCAAGATGCAGCTCAACCCCGAAGGGAAGATTCCTGTGAAAAA TTTTTTCCAGATGTTTCCTGCTGACCGCAAGCGGGTGGAAGCTGCCCTCAGCGCTTGCCACCTCCCAAAAGGCAAG AACGATGCCATCAATCCTGAGGACTTCCCAGAATCCGTCTACAAGAGTTTCCTCATGAGCCTCTGTCCTCGGCCAGAAATAGACGAGATCTTCACTTCCTA CCACGCCAAGGCCAAACCCTACATGACCAAAGAACACCTGACCAAGTTCATCAACCAGAAACAGAGGGACCCCCGTCTCAACTCTCTGCTGTTTCCACCGGCGCGGCCTGACCAG GCCAGCTCTCCCCCGAGGGCATGGTGTGGTTTCTCTGCGGGCCTGAGAACAGCGTACTGGCCCAGGACAAGCTGCTTCTCCACCAGGACATGA